The following coding sequences lie in one Arachis ipaensis cultivar K30076 chromosome B05, Araip1.1, whole genome shotgun sequence genomic window:
- the LOC107640178 gene encoding uncharacterized protein LOC107640178, with translation MAFYKKNFPESVREAKELELMQLKQGSLFVADYTSRFEEFCSFSRVCQGAPESYESWKCIKYQGGLRDNIMMAVAPLAIRMFLELVNKARVVEECAKKVSFVRDTRDGNNNRGRGKFPGHLARDWTHGKNPNAGWNQYQGRVFAVNANNTANGDPLMRGKCLFGDKILVALYDTGASYSFIAFDKVEELGLKMSELAFDLHVHTPYQTVVTKSGCRKVSYKIEDREFVHDLICLPMVGLEMILGGKEYPSYMLLAANALGDEHELDQILVVRDFSEIFPEDIPKFLPQRKIEFAIDLVRRAEPVSIAPYRMAPIELAELKT, from the exons ATGGCATTTTATAAGAAGAATTTTCCGGAGTCAGTGAGAGAAGCTAAAGAGTtagagcttatgcagctgaagcaaggctcGTTATTCGTGGCCGATTACACTAGTCGATTCGAGGAGTTCTGTAGTTTCTCTAGGGTATGTCAAGGTGCTCCGGAGTCCTATGAGAGTTGGAAGTGTATCAAGTATCAAGGAGGCTTGAGGGACAACATTATGATGGCTGTAGCTCCTTTGGCGATTCGGATGTTTTTGGAATTGGTGAATAAAGCCCGAGTGGTTGAAGAGTGCGCTAAAAAGGTGTCATTCGTAAGAGATACTAGAGATGGAAACAACAACCGTGGGCGTGGCAA ATTTCCTGGTCACTTGGCAAGGGATTGGACTCATGGGAAGAACCCAAATGCGGGTTGGAATCAATACCAAGGACGAGTGTTTGCTGTGAACGCCAATAATACTGCCAACGGAGACCCTTTGATGAGAGGTAAATGTTTATTTGGTGATAAAATATTGGTTGCATTGTATGATACTGGGGCTTCGTATTCTTTCATTGCATTTGATAAGGTTGAAGAACTAGGGTTGAAAATGTCAGAATTAGCTTTTGATTTGCATGTACATACCCCATATCAGACAGTTGTGACTAAATCAGGTTGTAGGAAAGTATCTTACAAGATTGAGGACAGAGAATTTGTTCATGATTTAATCTGTTTGCCAATGGTTgggttggagatgattttggg TGGAAAAGAGTATCCGAGTTATATGCTTTTGGCTGCGAATGCGTTAGGTGATGAACATGAGTTAGATCAAATTCTGGTAGTTAGAGACTTTTCTGAAATATTTCCTGAAGATATTCCCAAATTTCTACCTCAAAGGAAAATTGAATTTGCTATTGACTTGGTGCGGAGAGCCGAACCAGTGTCGATTGCGCCGTACcgaatggctccgatagagctggcGGAACTAAAGACTTAG
- the LOC107642973 gene encoding molybdenum cofactor sulfurase-like, with the protein MNTPCAGGETSQPCYNGCFRSPFIVSDSNKSQNSSVSVVFGSSHDLEEATSYTLHPYTQFTNHEAIPSLQESYANFIKAYPPFGNTSEVDRIRAQEYPHLNLSNICFDYTGHGLFSYVQQQRFCPSTSVASSSSCPPPSALEPPFFDISHKPVNLHSQILHGGQESELESRIRERIMAFMNISEADYTLVFIANEVSAFKLVAESFQFQSNGELLTVYDHRSEALDVMMEACKAQGAHILSAEFCWPKLGIKYKKLKKMIMSKRDKRKRGLFVFPLHSRVTGAPYSYVWMSLAQENGWHVLVDACAFAPKEMDTLGLTMFKPDFLICSFHKVYGENPSGFGCLFVKKSSVSAIKDSANNPTSLGIISLLPAFRQTQDLQEELQSETSPPHEIEVVSVAQSSSEIVELQTSLESTLSRRGLSSVNEIECKGLEHADSVGLIQISCRAKYLINWLVNAMMSLQHPHHPQTGISLIRIYGPNINAHRGPAVAFNVFDWKGEKVDPLIVQKLADRNNISLSSAVLQKIRFFDKNEEDREMGIESRVCEVKGLRGQCGNYIKTERERNECGISVVTAALGFLTNFEDVYRLWAFLSRFLDADFVEKERWRYMALNQTTIDI; encoded by the coding sequence atgaacacACCTTGCGCTGGAGGAGAAACATCACAGCCTTGCTACAATGGCTGTTTTCGTTCTCCCTTTATTGTCTCTGACTCTAATAAGTCTCAAAATTCCAGCGTCAGTGTTGTGTTTGGATCAAGCCATGACTTGGAAGAAGCCACGTCTTATACTCTTCATCCATATACACAATTCACAAACCATGAGGCCATCCCTTCTTTGCAAGAATCATATGCTAACTTCATCAAAGCATACCCTCCATTTGGGAACACTTCTGAAGTTGATCGAATTCGTGCCCAAGAATACCCTCACTTGAATCTCTCCAACATTTGCTTTGATTACACCGGACATGGCCTTTTCTCCTATGTTCAGCAGCAGAGGTTCTGTCCCTCAACTTCAGttgcttcttcatcttcttgtccTCCTCCATCTGCCTTGGAACCACCCTTCTTCGATATCTCCCACAAGCCAGTGAATTTGCATTCTCAGATACTCCATGGTGGACAGGAATCAGAGCTTGAATCCAGAATCAGAGAGAGGATCATGGCATTTATGAATATCTCTGAAGCTGATTACACCCTGGTTTTCATTGCCAATGAGGTATCTGCTTTCAAACTTGTGGCTGAATCTTTCCAATTTCAGTCCAATGGAGAGCTCCTCACAGTGTATGATCACAGGAGCGAGGCACTGGATGTGATGATGGAGGCCTGCAAAGCGCAAGGGGCACATATCTTGTCAGCGGAGTTCTGCTGGCCAAAGCTAGGAATAAagtacaagaaattgaagaagatgATAATGAGCAAAAGAGATAAGAGAAAGAGAGGCCTATTTGTTTTTCCACTTCACTCAAGAGTTACCGGAGCACCATATTCATATGTATGGATGTCTTTGGCACAAGAAAATGGATGGCATGTGTTGGTTGATGCATGTGCATTTGCACCTAAGGAGATGGACACCTTGGGTCTAACCATGTTCAAACCTGATTTTCTGATCTGTTCATTTCACAAAGTTTATGGTGAAAATCCATCAGGTTTTGGGTGCTTATTTGTCAAGAAATCCAGTGTTTCTGCTATAAAAGATTCAGCCAACAATCCTACAAGCCTAGGAATTATAAGCCTCCTTCCGGCATTTCGACAAACACAAGATCTACAAGAAGAGTTGCAAAGTGAAACTTCTCCACCACATGAGATTGAAGTAGTTTCAGTGGCACAGTCATCATCAGAAATTGTGGAGTTACAAACATCGCTAGAGTCAACTCTATCTAGAAGAGGATTAAGTTCAGTGAATGAGATAGAATGCAAAGGATTGGAACATGCAGATTCAGTGGGGCTAATCCAAATTAGTTGCAGGGCTAAGTATCTCATCAATTGGCTTGTTAATGCAATGATGAGTCTCCAACATCCACATCATCCTCAAACTGGGATTTCCCTAAttagaatctatggaccaaatataAATGCACACCGTGGACCAGCAGTGGCATTCAACGTGTTTGATTGGAAAGGAGAAAAGGTTGATCCTTTAATTGTGCAGAAGCTAGCAGACAGGAACAACATCTCTCTGAGCAGTGCAGTTTTGCAGAAAATAAGGTTCTTTGACAAGAATGAGGAAGACAGAGAGATGGGTATAGAGAGCAGAGTGTGTGAGGTGAAAGGGTTGAGGGGGCAATGTGGTAATTATATTAagacagagagagaaagaaatgAGTGTGGGATAAGTGTGGTGACAGCTGCACTTGGTTTCTTAACGAACTTTGAGGATGTATATAGGCTTTGGGCATTTCTTTCAAGATTCTTGGATGCAGATTTTGTGGAGAAAGAAAGATGGAGATACATGGCTCTTAATCAGACTACTATTGATATATGA